The region CTATGCCCTCACCGTCTGCGTCCTGTCCGTCGCCGCGGCCGTCGTCTCCTTCGTCCAGGGCAGCTGGCTGGGGATCGTGTGGGTGCTGCTGGCCGGACTGTCGTCCAACATGACCTGGTACTACGCGCGGCGTGGCCGGAGCGGGTCCTCGGTCAGCGGCTGATCGTGCAGTACTCGTTGACGCCGTCCCAGAAGCGGTACAGGTTCTGACCGCAGTAACGCTGGACGTCGTCGATGCCCAGGGCGCCCAGGATCGAGTAGATCGCGTCGAAGAACGCCGTGTTCACCGAGGGGATCCACAGCACCGCGAACACGGCGAGCAGGCCGAACGGCGCGAACGGCTCCACCTGGCGGCGGATGTTGTACGACAGCCAGGGCTCGATCACGCCGTAGCCGTCCAGGCCCGGGACCGGCAGGAGGTTCAGGATCGCGGCCGTGACCTGGAGCAGCGCGAGGAACGCCAGCGCGTAGCGGAAGGTGTCCGGGACGCCGTCCAGGGCGTGCAGCCAGAACGGCGCGGTGCACACGACGGCGAACAGCACGTTCGTCAGCGGACCCGCCGCCGAGATCAGACTGTGCTTCCAGCGGCCCTGGATCCGGCCCCGCTCGATGAAGACCGCCCCGCCCGGCAGACCGATCCCGCCCATGATTACGAAGATCACCGGCAGCACGATGCTCAGCAGCGCATGCGTGTACTTCAGGGGGTTGAGCGTCAGATAGCCCTTCGCGCCGATCGAGATGTCGCCGCTGTGCAGGGCGGTGCGCGCGTGCGCGTACTCGTGCAGGCACAGGGAGACGATCCACGCGGCCGTCACGAAGAGGAACACGGCGAAGCCGGGCTGGTCGGCGAAGCCGGTCCAGATCGCCCAGCCGGTCACCGCCATCACGGCCACGATCCCGAGGAAGACGGGGCTGATCCTCCGGTCGCTGCTGCGACGGGAAGCGGCGGTGGTCATGGGGCTCCTCGGACTGGGACGCATGGTGCTGGGCCTGCCCGACCGTACCGGGCTCACGGGGAAAACGTCTCGCGGTCGGTCATTGGTTCCGGAGAAGGTAGGGGCTGAGATCGTCACGCCACCGGAGACAATGGACCCCGTGCGCTACCGCATCCTTGGCACCACCCAGGCACTCCGCCCCGACGGCACGCCCGTCGTGCTCGGTGGGGCGCGGCTGCGCGCCCTTTTGACCGTGCTCGCGCTGCGGCCCGGACGGACCGTGCCCGCGGCCGTTCTGGTGGACGAGGTGTGGGACGGCGATCCGCCCGCCGACGCACCGGGCGCGCTCCAGGCCCTGGTGGGACGGCTGCGCAGGGCGCTCGGGTCGCAGGCGGTGGACTCGGGGGACGGCGGCTACCGGTTGGCCGCGGGCACCGACGACATCGACCTGTACCGTTTCGAGCGGCTCGCGGGGGAGGGCGCACGCGCGCTCGCCGACGGCGACCCCACGAAGGCGGCCGAGGCCCTCGAAGACGCCCTGGCCCTGTGGCGCGGCCCGGCCCTCGCCGACCTCCCGGACCGCGCCGCCGAGTCGGCCCGCTGGGAGACCCGCCGTCTCGACGTACGGCGCGCCCGGTTCACGGCGGCCCTCGCCCTCGGCCATGCCGAGCAGTCGCTGCCCGAGCTCACCGCCCTGTGCGACCTCCACCCTTTGGACGAGCCCCTGCACGTCCTGCGTCTGCGCGCCCTGCGTGACGCCGGCCGCTCCGCAGAGGCCCTCGCCGCGTACGAGTCCGTACGGGAGCTGCTGGCCGACCGCCTCGGCTCCGACCCCGGACCCGAACTGCGCGCCCTGCATGGGGAGTTGCTCAGTCCGGCCGACGGTGGCGGCGGGGCGCACGCCCAGGGACCGCGACCCGGCGCCGCGGGTCGGACCGAGAACCGGACCGAGAACCGGACCGAGAACCGGACCGAGAGCCGGCCCGCACCGGCTGGGCCTGGCCGCTCCGCGCCCCCGCCTCCGCCCCCCGGCAACCTCCGCGCCCGGCTCACCTCCTTCGTCGGGCGGGCCGCGGACAT is a window of Streptomyces mirabilis DNA encoding:
- a CDS encoding site-2 protease family protein, with product MTTAASRRSSDRRISPVFLGIVAVMAVTGWAIWTGFADQPGFAVFLFVTAAWIVSLCLHEYAHARTALHSGDISIGAKGYLTLNPLKYTHALLSIVLPVIFVIMGGIGLPGGAVFIERGRIQGRWKHSLISAAGPLTNVLFAVVCTAPFWLHALDGVPDTFRYALAFLALLQVTAAILNLLPVPGLDGYGVIEPWLSYNIRRQVEPFAPFGLLAVFAVLWIPSVNTAFFDAIYSILGALGIDDVQRYCGQNLYRFWDGVNEYCTISR